A single window of Lysobacter oculi DNA harbors:
- a CDS encoding glutamine--tRNA ligase/YqeY domain fusion protein: MTEPTAAPERTDFIRNIVREDLASGKHDHVRTRFPPEPNGYLHLGHVRAIHTDFGIAAEFGGECNLRFDDTNPAREDPEYVQAIQDDVRWLGYDWHRLRHASDYFGVYYLGAEKLIRDGKAFVCDLSAEQVRATRGSLTEPGTASPFRERTVEENLDLFRRMRAGEFADGSRTLRAKIDMASPNMNMRDPAIYRIKHVEHQNTGAEWPIYPMYDYAHALGDAIEGITHSLCTLEFEDHRPLYDWSVDNVALHDHPELLQPIIDKGLPNEAAKPRQIEFSRLNLDYTVMSKRKLMALVQEGLVDGWDDPRMPTLQGIRRRGYTPEALKLFVARLGLSKQNSTIDYTVLENTLREDLDARAPRRMAVLNPLKFVLTNLPEGHRETLSFSNHPKDEAMGTRGIGFSNVIWIDAEDFAEVPPKGWKRLVPGGEVRLRGAGIARVDEVVKDDAGHVIELRGWLDPESRPGMEGANRKVKGTIHWVDAATGVPAEFRLYDRLFTASNPDDDSEGKSYRDYLNPASRGVVNGYVEAAAADAQPEDRFQFERTGYFVADRRDHSASRPVFNRAVTLRDTWMQKEG, translated from the coding sequence ATGACCGAGCCCACCGCCGCGCCCGAGCGCACCGACTTCATCCGCAATATCGTCCGCGAGGACCTGGCGAGCGGCAAACACGACCACGTCCGCACCCGCTTCCCGCCCGAGCCCAACGGCTACCTGCACCTGGGCCACGTGCGCGCCATCCATACCGATTTCGGCATCGCCGCGGAGTTCGGCGGCGAGTGCAACCTGCGCTTCGACGACACCAATCCGGCCCGCGAGGACCCCGAGTACGTCCAGGCCATCCAGGACGACGTGCGCTGGCTGGGCTACGACTGGCACCGGCTGCGCCATGCGTCGGACTACTTCGGCGTGTACTACCTGGGCGCGGAGAAGCTGATCCGCGACGGCAAGGCCTTCGTCTGCGACCTCAGCGCCGAGCAGGTGCGCGCCACCCGCGGCAGCCTGACCGAACCGGGCACGGCCTCGCCGTTCCGCGAGCGCACGGTGGAAGAGAACCTGGACCTGTTCCGGCGCATGCGCGCGGGCGAGTTCGCGGATGGCAGCCGCACGCTGCGGGCGAAGATCGACATGGCCTCGCCCAACATGAACATGCGCGACCCGGCGATCTACCGCATCAAGCACGTCGAGCACCAGAACACCGGCGCGGAATGGCCGATCTACCCGATGTACGACTACGCGCACGCGCTGGGCGACGCCATCGAAGGCATCACCCATTCGCTGTGCACGCTGGAGTTCGAGGACCACCGCCCGCTCTACGACTGGTCGGTGGACAACGTCGCCCTGCACGACCACCCGGAACTGCTGCAGCCGATCATCGACAAGGGCCTGCCGAACGAGGCCGCCAAGCCGCGGCAGATCGAGTTCTCGCGACTCAACCTCGACTACACCGTCATGTCCAAGCGCAAGCTGATGGCGCTGGTGCAGGAAGGGCTGGTCGATGGCTGGGACGACCCGCGCATGCCGACCCTGCAGGGCATCCGCCGCCGCGGCTACACGCCGGAAGCGCTCAAGCTCTTCGTCGCGCGGCTGGGCCTGTCCAAGCAGAACAGCACCATCGACTACACCGTGCTGGAGAACACCCTGCGCGAGGACCTGGACGCACGCGCGCCGCGCCGGATGGCGGTGCTGAATCCGCTGAAATTCGTGCTGACCAACCTGCCCGAAGGCCACCGCGAGACGCTGTCCTTCTCCAACCATCCCAAGGACGAGGCGATGGGTACGCGCGGCATCGGCTTCTCCAACGTGATCTGGATCGACGCGGAAGACTTCGCCGAAGTGCCGCCGAAGGGCTGGAAGCGGCTGGTGCCCGGCGGCGAAGTGCGCCTGCGCGGCGCCGGCATCGCCCGCGTCGATGAGGTGGTGAAGGACGACGCCGGCCACGTCATCGAGCTGCGCGGCTGGCTGGATCCGGAATCGCGTCCCGGCATGGAAGGCGCCAACCGCAAGGTCAAGGGCACCATCCACTGGGTCGATGCCGCGACCGGCGTGCCCGCCGAATTCCGCCTCTACGACCGCCTGTTCACCGCCTCCAACCCGGACGACGACAGCGAGGGCAAGAGCTATCGCGACTACCTGAATCCGGCGTCGCGCGGCGTGGTCAACGGTTACGTGGAAGCCGCCGCGGCCGATGCGCAGCCGGAAGACCGCTTCCAGTTCGAGCGCACCGGCTATTTCGTGGCTGACCGCCGCGACCATTCGGCTTCGCGCCCCGTTTTCAACCGCGCGGTTACCCTGCGTGACACCTGGATGCAGAAGGAAGGCTGA
- a CDS encoding zinc ribbon domain-containing protein, whose amino-acid sequence MNPSSTANWQCPKCQSRSFETGELRGEGGGWSSFFDINTRRFMSVSCNSCGFTEFYRETASTGSKIIDLLGSG is encoded by the coding sequence ATGAACCCGAGCAGTACCGCGAACTGGCAATGCCCGAAATGCCAGAGCCGTTCCTTCGAAACCGGCGAACTGCGCGGCGAGGGCGGGGGCTGGTCCTCGTTCTTCGACATCAACACCCGGCGCTTCATGTCGGTCAGCTGCAACAGCTGCGGCTTCACCGAGTTCTACCGCGAGACCGCCAGCACCGGCTCCAAGATCATCGACCTGCTCGGCAGCGGCTGA
- a CDS encoding cob(I)yrinic acid a,c-diamide adenosyltransferase, producing the protein MGNRLSKIYTRTGDDGSTGLGDGSRVAKDSLRVEAYGTVDEANSCIGLVLASEVPDDVRQLLTAVQHQLFDLGGELCIPGHAAIDDDDIDRLEQQLDRYNDDLPPLKEFILPGGGEAAARCHIARTVVRRAERMTVALSRIEQVRPQPIRYLNRLSDLLFVLCRVLARASGHGEVTWNHERRRG; encoded by the coding sequence ATGGGCAACCGGCTGTCGAAGATCTACACCCGCACCGGCGATGACGGCAGCACCGGCCTGGGCGATGGCAGCCGCGTCGCCAAGGATTCGCTGCGGGTCGAGGCCTACGGCACGGTGGACGAAGCCAATTCCTGCATCGGCCTGGTGCTGGCCAGCGAGGTCCCGGACGACGTCCGCCAGCTGCTGACCGCCGTGCAGCACCAGCTGTTCGACCTGGGCGGCGAGCTGTGCATCCCGGGCCATGCGGCCATCGACGACGACGACATCGACCGCCTCGAACAGCAGCTCGACCGCTACAACGACGACCTGCCGCCGCTCAAGGAATTCATCCTGCCCGGCGGTGGCGAGGCCGCGGCCCGCTGCCACATCGCCCGCACCGTGGTGCGCCGCGCCGAACGGATGACGGTGGCGCTGTCGCGCATCGAGCAGGTCCGCCCGCAGCCGATCCGCTATCTCAACCGCCTGTCCGACCTGCTGTTCGTGCTGTGCCGGGTGCTGGCGCGCGCCAGCGGCCACGGCGAGGTCACCTGGAACCACGAGCGCCGCCGCGGGTGA
- a CDS encoding FAD-dependent oxidoreductase, producing MSRRMQRDAVVVGGGVVGTACALALAEAGLQVALVDAGAPARWSRDEPDLRVFAFAPDNAALLSALGVWDEVASTRAQPYRRMRVWDAAAGGELVFDADALARRELGWIVEQSLLAEKLWNAARRAGVELLQPARIEGMETRDSGVRLSLEGGETLDARIAIAADGANSKLRELAGIDIDAHDYGQRGVVAYVETAEPHALTAWQRFLPGGPLAFLPVDGERRSSIVWSLPADEAERVLALDDAAFGTELTNAFAGRLGETRVLSKRAAFPLRRQLAKTQLSGRVLLLGDAAHVVHPLAGQGVNLGLRDVAALRDSVREAKRLGRDFDAPHRLQRWARARRSDNVVSTLAFETINRVYSNDALLPTFLRGHALTVANALVPLRNALWRHAAGV from the coding sequence ATGAGCCGCCGTATGCAACGCGATGCCGTCGTCGTCGGCGGCGGCGTGGTCGGTACCGCCTGCGCGCTGGCGCTGGCCGAGGCCGGGCTGCAGGTCGCGCTGGTGGATGCCGGTGCGCCCGCGCGCTGGTCCCGCGACGAACCCGACCTGCGCGTCTTCGCCTTCGCGCCCGACAACGCCGCGCTGCTCTCCGCCTTGGGTGTGTGGGATGAGGTCGCATCCACCCGCGCACAACCTTACCGGCGCATGCGGGTGTGGGATGCGGCGGCCGGCGGCGAACTGGTCTTCGATGCCGATGCGCTCGCGCGTCGCGAACTGGGCTGGATCGTCGAGCAGAGCCTGCTGGCCGAAAAACTCTGGAATGCCGCCCGCCGCGCCGGCGTCGAACTGCTGCAGCCGGCGCGCATCGAAGGCATGGAAACGCGTGACAGCGGCGTGCGTCTCTCGCTGGAAGGCGGCGAGACGCTCGACGCCCGCATCGCCATCGCCGCCGACGGCGCGAATTCGAAACTGCGCGAACTGGCCGGCATCGACATCGACGCGCACGACTACGGCCAGCGCGGCGTGGTCGCCTACGTCGAGACCGCCGAGCCGCATGCGCTGACCGCGTGGCAGCGTTTCCTGCCGGGCGGCCCGCTGGCCTTCCTGCCGGTCGATGGCGAACGCCGCAGCTCCATCGTCTGGAGCCTGCCGGCCGACGAAGCCGAACGCGTGCTGGCGCTGGACGATGCCGCTTTCGGCACCGAACTCACGAATGCATTTGCCGGGCGGCTGGGTGAGACACGCGTGCTGTCGAAGCGCGCCGCCTTCCCGCTGCGCCGGCAGCTGGCGAAGACGCAACTCAGCGGCCGCGTGCTGCTGCTGGGCGATGCCGCCCACGTGGTGCATCCGCTGGCCGGGCAGGGCGTCAATCTGGGTCTGCGCGATGTCGCGGCGTTGCGCGATTCGGTGCGCGAAGCCAAACGCCTCGGCCGCGACTTCGACGCGCCGCACCGCCTGCAACGCTGGGCGCGCGCACGCCGCAGCGACAACGTGGTCTCCACGCTCGCCTTCGAAACGATCAACCGCGTGTATTCCAACGACGCGCTGCTGCCGACCTTCCTGCGCGGCCACGCGCTGACCGTCGCGAATGCGCTGGTGCCGCTGCGCAATGCGTTGTGGCGGCATGCGGCCGGCGTCTGA
- the lptD gene encoding LPS-assembly protein LptD: MRPCPRLLPLPFAIALALPVMAQEQDMPPDYGLCPIEDAVPPFADAPQTKLGISPDARKKLPTELEGDEQSGTVEIPVLQGNVALSRGDQFLGTDKLTFDSEKETYVAEGKVRFRDSGMRIVAERATGSQAEDTHRIEDLKYQLTDRRGNGGADRIELVGNKGSLFGATYTTCPPTQQHWRVVANRIDVDTEEGFAVARNATLRVGKVPVLYVPWFKFPIDERRQTGLLFPSISNSGRNGFDYKQPIYLNLAPNYDATLSPRIMTKRGVAMGGEFRYLNEAGAGTLNGFWMPKDKLRDRDRGSATFGAYQNLNQHWQARANLAWISDPRYFEDFNNTSLGVSFYSVQSTLGVYGHGRYWDAGVEADHWQLADYTLTDASLPFNRLPRLYFNWEQPFGTLLRAGVESEAVRFQHSSYRALDAQYQPTGLHIEIPGGSRFDIKPYISMPLEGAGWFLRPTIAWRYTAYQLDDALARSIATQRAQADAAARGVPFAPTMADGFMDSNPTRSLPIYSVDAGLQFDREFERNGKPFLQTLEPRVFYLRAPYRDQSALPVFDTVPLTFGWGQLFRDNRYSSADRQSDANQITTAVTTRILRDTDGFEKFSASLGQIHYLDDVRVKAYPWENTVERGRSAWVADANWSPSDRWLIGASYQWDPKYRRQDLAAFRARYLLKDDGIVNLAYRYRRDLLEQADFSFLYPLNPQWSLVGRYYYSIKDRKPLETVAGVQWDSCCVAVRLVGRQYIHNREGELNDSIMLEIEFKGLGSAGQDTRRTLRRAILGYYRDDLYLVPPASIAPPADSDTDPSP; encoded by the coding sequence GTGCGCCCCTGCCCCCGACTGTTGCCCCTCCCGTTCGCCATCGCCCTTGCCCTGCCCGTGATGGCGCAGGAGCAGGACATGCCGCCGGATTACGGCCTGTGCCCGATCGAGGACGCGGTGCCGCCCTTCGCCGACGCGCCGCAGACCAAGCTGGGCATCTCGCCCGACGCCCGCAAGAAGCTCCCGACCGAGCTGGAAGGTGACGAACAGAGCGGCACGGTGGAGATCCCGGTGCTGCAGGGCAATGTCGCGCTCAGCCGTGGCGACCAGTTCCTGGGCACCGACAAGCTGACCTTCGACAGCGAGAAGGAAACCTACGTGGCGGAAGGCAAGGTGCGCTTCCGCGACAGCGGGATGCGCATCGTCGCCGAGCGCGCCACCGGCAGTCAGGCCGAAGACACGCACCGCATCGAAGACCTCAAGTACCAGCTGACCGACCGCCGCGGCAATGGCGGTGCCGACCGCATCGAACTGGTCGGCAACAAGGGCAGCCTGTTCGGGGCCACCTACACCACCTGCCCGCCGACGCAGCAGCATTGGCGCGTGGTCGCCAACCGCATCGACGTCGACACCGAGGAAGGCTTCGCGGTCGCCCGCAACGCCACCCTGCGCGTCGGCAAGGTGCCGGTGCTGTACGTGCCGTGGTTCAAGTTCCCGATCGACGAGCGCCGCCAGACCGGCCTGCTGTTCCCGTCGATCTCCAACTCCGGGCGCAATGGCTTCGACTACAAGCAGCCGATCTATCTCAACCTGGCCCCGAACTACGACGCGACGCTGTCGCCGCGCATCATGACCAAGCGCGGCGTGGCGATGGGCGGCGAGTTCCGCTACCTCAACGAGGCCGGCGCCGGCACCCTCAACGGCTTCTGGATGCCCAAGGACAAGCTGCGCGACCGCGATCGCGGCTCGGCCACGTTCGGCGCCTACCAGAACCTCAACCAGCACTGGCAGGCCCGCGCCAACCTGGCCTGGATCAGCGACCCGCGCTATTTCGAGGATTTCAACAACACCTCGCTGGGCGTGTCTTTCTATTCGGTGCAGAGCACGCTGGGCGTGTATGGCCACGGTCGCTATTGGGATGCGGGCGTCGAGGCCGACCACTGGCAGCTGGCCGACTACACCCTGACCGACGCCAGCCTGCCGTTCAACCGGCTGCCGCGCCTGTACTTCAACTGGGAACAGCCCTTCGGCACCCTGCTGCGCGCAGGCGTGGAAAGCGAGGCGGTGCGCTTCCAGCATTCGTCCTACCGCGCGCTGGATGCGCAATACCAGCCGACCGGTCTCCACATCGAGATCCCGGGCGGCAGCCGCTTCGACATCAAGCCCTATATCAGCATGCCGCTGGAAGGCGCCGGCTGGTTCCTGCGACCGACCATCGCCTGGCGTTACACCGCGTATCAGCTGGATGACGCGTTGGCGCGTTCGATCGCCACCCAGCGCGCGCAGGCCGATGCCGCCGCCCGTGGCGTGCCGTTCGCGCCGACGATGGCGGATGGCTTCATGGACAGCAACCCGACCCGCAGCCTGCCGATCTATTCGGTCGATGCCGGGCTGCAGTTCGACCGCGAGTTCGAGCGCAACGGCAAGCCGTTCCTGCAGACGCTGGAGCCGCGCGTGTTCTACCTGCGCGCACCTTACCGCGACCAGTCCGCGCTGCCGGTCTTCGACACCGTGCCGCTGACCTTCGGCTGGGGCCAGCTGTTCCGCGACAACCGCTACAGCAGCGCCGACCGCCAGAGTGACGCCAACCAGATCACCACGGCAGTCACCACCCGCATCCTGCGCGACACCGACGGCTTCGAGAAATTCAGTGCCAGCCTCGGCCAGATCCATTACCTGGACGATGTGCGGGTCAAGGCCTATCCGTGGGAGAACACGGTCGAACGCGGCCGCTCCGCCTGGGTGGCCGATGCCAACTGGTCGCCCAGCGACCGCTGGCTGATCGGCGCCTCCTACCAGTGGGATCCGAAGTACCGCCGGCAGGACCTGGCCGCCTTCCGCGCGCGCTACCTGCTGAAGGACGACGGCATCGTCAACCTGGCCTACCGCTACCGCCGCGACCTGCTGGAGCAGGCCGACTTCTCCTTCCTGTATCCGCTCAACCCGCAGTGGAGCCTGGTCGGCCGCTATTACTACTCGATCAAGGACCGCAAGCCGCTCGAAACCGTGGCCGGCGTGCAGTGGGACAGCTGCTGCGTGGCGGTGCGCCTGGTGGGCCGCCAGTACATCCACAACCGCGAAGGCGAGCTCAATGACAGCATCATGCTGGAGATCGAGTTCAAGGGCCTCGGCTCGGCCGGGCAGGACACGAGGCGCACTTTGCGCCGTGCTATTCTCGGTTACTACCGCGACGATCTTTACCTCGTGCCGCCGGCTTCCATCGCGCCCCCGGCCGATTCCGATACGGACCCCTCCCCATGA
- a CDS encoding histone deacetylase family protein, with amino-acid sequence MRLYTHPDCLAHDTGPTHAERPERLTAVIEAVDAAFPGCAWTLPNPASHEALARVHGDAYLDALWARKPTGIEWLDEDTAFSPGSLQAALVAAGAGVEAVDWVLGGDGRRAFCAVRPPGHHAEAARAMGFCLFNNIAVAAAHALWAGVQRVAIADFDVHHGNGTQSIFARQPRVLFASSHEMPLYPWTGGFDETGIGNIFNAPILGGTGRETFRSTWSKQLLPAIDDFAPQLLLISAGFDAHRDDPLASLRLEAGDFGWLTGELRAIADRHAGGRVVSMLEGGYALGALAESVVAHLDALDG; translated from the coding sequence CTGCGGCTCTACACGCACCCCGATTGCCTGGCCCACGACACCGGGCCCACCCACGCCGAACGCCCCGAACGCCTGACGGCGGTCATCGAGGCGGTGGATGCCGCTTTCCCCGGCTGCGCGTGGACCTTGCCGAACCCGGCCAGCCACGAGGCGCTGGCCCGCGTCCACGGCGATGCCTATCTCGACGCGCTCTGGGCGCGCAAGCCCACCGGCATCGAATGGCTGGACGAAGACACCGCGTTCTCGCCCGGCAGCCTGCAGGCGGCCCTTGTCGCGGCCGGCGCCGGCGTGGAGGCGGTCGACTGGGTGCTCGGTGGCGACGGCCGTCGCGCCTTCTGCGCGGTGCGCCCGCCCGGCCACCACGCCGAGGCCGCCCGCGCGATGGGCTTCTGCCTGTTCAACAACATCGCGGTGGCTGCCGCGCACGCGCTCTGGGCCGGCGTGCAACGGGTGGCCATCGCCGACTTCGACGTCCACCACGGCAACGGCACCCAGTCGATCTTCGCCCGCCAGCCGCGCGTGCTGTTCGCCAGCTCCCACGAGATGCCGCTGTACCCGTGGACCGGCGGCTTCGACGAAACCGGCATCGGCAACATCTTCAACGCCCCGATCCTGGGCGGCACCGGCCGCGAGACCTTCCGCAGCACCTGGTCGAAGCAGCTTCTGCCGGCCATCGACGATTTCGCGCCGCAGTTGCTGCTGATCTCCGCCGGCTTCGACGCCCACCGCGACGATCCGCTGGCCTCGCTGCGGTTGGAAGCCGGGGACTTCGGCTGGCTCACCGGCGAGCTGCGCGCCATCGCCGACCGTCATGCCGGCGGGCGCGTGGTGTCGATGCTCGAAGGCGGATACGCGCTCGGCGCCCTGGCGGAATCCGTCGTCGCCCATCTGGATGCGCTGGACGGGTGA
- a CDS encoding putative signal transducing protein has translation MRTVYQALNPIDAHLVKHALEAAGIPAFVLGEHLAGGVGELPATGYLQVRVPDDWFEEAEACVRDLPLLAADPAAEGDPGEEGWLPA, from the coding sequence ATGCGCACCGTCTACCAGGCGCTCAACCCCATCGACGCCCATCTGGTGAAGCATGCGCTGGAGGCGGCCGGCATCCCGGCCTTCGTGTTGGGCGAGCACCTGGCCGGCGGGGTGGGCGAACTGCCGGCCACCGGCTACCTGCAGGTGCGGGTGCCGGACGACTGGTTCGAGGAGGCCGAAGCCTGCGTGCGCGACCTGCCGCTGCTGGCCGCCGACCCGGCCGCCGAAGGCGATCCGGGCGAAGAAGGCTGGCTGCCGGCATGA
- the ubiH gene encoding 2-octaprenyl-6-methoxyphenyl hydroxylase yields the protein MHTHDIVIVGGGLVGASLAIALEDSGLDVAMLEATPSSTLPAVFDERNLSFAEATCHALQALRIWPLLHSASPIRRIHATRAGDFGRVELDAREVGLEAFGHVVIARDFGEALEKRLGEVGSLTRHRPARFIGTRIADNGLREVSYSEGDAERVVHTRLLVGADGAESAVRAALGIDAQRHDYGQTLFVSRVRPSKAPDGTAWERLGPHGPTALLPRADRHYGVVHGVDSAEADAVAALDESAWLQRLQDAFGWRAGRFLASGARSRYPAVRVVADALTAPRAVLLGNAAQSIHPVGAQGFNLGLRDALTIVEEVRAHGLDDAAMLPRYAERRREDRSRTLAFSDGMARASANDGLAMGLLRSAGMAALANVPGLRAQVAAGGMGYRGDLPAICRGANA from the coding sequence ATGCACACGCACGACATCGTCATCGTCGGCGGCGGCCTGGTCGGCGCCAGCCTTGCCATCGCACTGGAAGATTCGGGACTGGATGTGGCGATGCTGGAAGCCACGCCGTCTTCCACGCTCCCCGCCGTCTTCGACGAGCGCAACCTGAGCTTCGCCGAAGCGACCTGCCACGCGCTGCAGGCCCTGCGCATCTGGCCGCTGCTGCACAGCGCCAGCCCGATCCGCCGCATCCATGCCACCCGCGCCGGGGATTTCGGCCGGGTCGAACTGGATGCGCGCGAAGTCGGCCTCGAGGCCTTCGGCCACGTCGTCATCGCCCGCGATTTCGGCGAGGCGCTGGAAAAGCGGCTGGGTGAGGTCGGTTCGTTGACGCGCCATCGCCCGGCGCGTTTCATCGGCACCCGCATCGCCGACAACGGCCTGCGCGAAGTCAGCTACAGCGAAGGCGACGCCGAACGCGTCGTCCATACCCGCCTGCTGGTCGGTGCCGATGGCGCCGAAAGCGCGGTCCGCGCCGCGCTCGGCATCGACGCGCAACGCCACGACTACGGCCAGACCCTGTTCGTGAGCCGGGTCCGACCGTCGAAAGCGCCGGACGGCACGGCGTGGGAACGCCTGGGCCCGCACGGCCCGACCGCGCTGCTGCCGCGCGCCGACCGCCATTACGGCGTGGTGCATGGCGTGGACAGCGCGGAAGCCGACGCCGTCGCCGCGTTGGATGAATCTGCTTGGCTGCAGCGCCTGCAGGACGCCTTCGGCTGGCGGGCCGGGCGTTTCCTCGCCAGTGGCGCGCGCAGCCGTTACCCCGCCGTGCGCGTGGTCGCCGATGCGCTGACCGCGCCGCGCGCAGTGCTGCTCGGCAATGCCGCGCAGAGCATCCACCCGGTCGGCGCGCAGGGCTTCAACCTGGGTCTGCGCGATGCGCTCACTATTGTCGAGGAAGTCCGCGCGCACGGGCTGGACGACGCGGCGATGCTGCCGCGTTACGCCGAACGCCGCCGCGAGGACCGCAGCCGCACGCTCGCTTTCTCCGACGGCATGGCCCGCGCCAGCGCCAACGACGGGCTGGCGATGGGCCTGCTGCGCAGCGCCGGCATGGCCGCACTCGCCAACGTGCCCGGCCTGCGCGCGCAGGTGGCGGCTGGCGGCATGGGCTATCGCGGCGACTTGCCGGCGATCTGCCGGGGAGCCAACGCATGA
- the rlmM gene encoding 23S rRNA (cytidine(2498)-2'-O)-methyltransferase RlmM, translating into MTGLLCWCRGGFEPDLAAELTARAGEAGIPGYAQTERGSGYVVFHTDDAATLDALLPWHALVFARQKLRVLAELRELPPADRISPMLEVLTAHGERYGELWVEHPDSDAGKPLAGLARSFGNALRPALRKAGLLSPKDNDRLPRLHVAFVDGAHAFIARADTRDSAPWPLGIPRLKMHADAPSRSALKLEEAFLALLDAREREILLKPGMRAADLGAAPGGWTWVLTRHGLRVSAIDNGPLREHVMDSGQVEHLREDGFRWHPPQPLDWMVCDMVEQPIRVASRMAEWFAQGWCRHAVFNLKLPMKKRWQETERCLALFADEAGMPLTVRAKQLYHDREEITVFATTRV; encoded by the coding sequence ATGACCGGCCTGCTCTGCTGGTGCCGCGGCGGCTTCGAGCCGGACCTGGCCGCCGAACTCACCGCGCGGGCCGGCGAAGCCGGCATCCCCGGCTATGCGCAGACCGAACGCGGCAGCGGCTACGTGGTCTTCCACACCGATGACGCGGCCACGCTCGACGCGCTGCTGCCGTGGCATGCGCTGGTGTTCGCGCGGCAGAAACTGCGCGTACTGGCCGAGCTGCGCGAGTTGCCGCCCGCCGACCGCATCAGCCCGATGCTCGAAGTGCTGACCGCGCACGGCGAACGCTACGGCGAGCTGTGGGTGGAGCACCCGGATTCCGATGCCGGCAAGCCGCTGGCCGGTCTCGCGCGCAGTTTCGGCAACGCGCTGCGCCCGGCGTTGCGCAAGGCCGGCCTGCTGTCGCCCAAGGACAATGACCGGCTGCCGCGCCTGCACGTCGCCTTTGTCGATGGCGCCCATGCATTCATCGCCCGCGCCGACACCCGCGACAGCGCCCCGTGGCCGCTCGGCATCCCGCGTCTGAAGATGCATGCCGATGCGCCTTCGCGCAGCGCCTTGAAGCTGGAGGAAGCCTTCCTCGCCCTGCTCGATGCACGCGAGCGAGAAATCCTTCTGAAACCCGGCATGCGTGCCGCGGATCTTGGCGCCGCGCCCGGCGGCTGGACCTGGGTGCTGACCCGCCACGGCCTGCGCGTGAGCGCCATCGACAACGGCCCGCTGCGCGAGCACGTGATGGACAGCGGCCAGGTCGAACACCTGCGCGAAGACGGCTTCCGCTGGCACCCGCCGCAGCCACTCGACTGGATGGTCTGCGACATGGTGGAGCAGCCGATCCGCGTGGCCTCGCGCATGGCCGAGTGGTTCGCGCAGGGCTGGTGCCGGCACGCGGTGTTCAACCTCAAGCTGCCGATGAAAAAACGCTGGCAGGAAACCGAACGCTGCCTGGCGCTGTTCGCGGACGAAGCCGGCATGCCGCTGACCGTCCGCGCCAAGCAGCTCTACCACGACCGCGAGGAGATCACGGTCTTCGCGACAACCCGCGTCTGA
- a CDS encoding nucleoside deaminase — translation MLPLQLHLTLPIWVHDFPFEATYPGDEAKVALAIALSRQNIDARSGGPFGAAVFGPDDRLVAIGVNRVLPQSCSVAHAEMMAFMLAQHRLQRARLNENDDGSRWGPVTLATSSQPCCQCYGASIWAGIDRMLIGARSGDVESLTEFDEGPLPADWTGALRERGIEVVTDVLRDDARAVLRDYGQLGGPSY, via the coding sequence ATGCTGCCGCTGCAACTGCACCTGACGCTGCCGATCTGGGTCCACGACTTTCCGTTCGAAGCGACCTATCCGGGCGACGAGGCGAAGGTCGCGCTGGCGATCGCGCTGTCGCGGCAGAACATCGATGCGCGCAGCGGCGGGCCGTTCGGCGCCGCGGTGTTCGGGCCGGACGACCGGCTGGTCGCCATCGGCGTCAACCGCGTGCTGCCGCAGTCCTGCTCGGTGGCGCATGCGGAAATGATGGCCTTCATGCTGGCCCAGCACCGCCTGCAGCGCGCCCGCCTCAACGAGAACGACGACGGCTCGCGCTGGGGCCCGGTGACGCTGGCCACCTCTTCGCAACCCTGCTGCCAGTGCTACGGCGCGAGCATCTGGGCCGGCATCGACCGCATGTTGATCGGCGCACGCAGCGGCGATGTCGAATCGCTGACCGAATTCGACGAAGGCCCGCTGCCCGCCGACTGGACCGGCGCTCTGCGCGAGCGCGGCATCGAAGTGGTGACCGATGTGTTGCGCGATGACGCGCGTGCCGTGCTGCGCGATTACGGCCAGCTCGGCGGCCCCAGCTACTGA